The proteins below come from a single Streptomyces sp. MRC013 genomic window:
- the smc gene encoding chromosome segregation protein SMC, translated as MHLKALTLRGFKSFASATTLRFEPGITCVVGPNGSGKSNVADALSWVMGEQGAKSLRGGKMEDVIFAGTTGRPPLGRAEVSLTIDNSDGALPIDYAEVTITRTMFRNGGSEYQINGDTCRLLDVQELLSDSGIGREMHVIVGQGRLDAVLHADPMGRRAFIEEAAGVLKHRKRKEKALRKLDAMQANLARVQDLTDELRRRLKPLGRQAAVARRAAVIQAELRDARLRLLADDLVRLREALDAELADEAALKERKEHAEAELGAALARESALEEEVRCLAARLQRAQHTWYELSRLAERVRGTVSLADARVKSATARPAEEPRGRDPEDLEREAARVREQEAELQAAREAAERALEDTVARRAELERALAAEERRLKDAARAAADRREGLARLTGRVGAARSRAAAARDEADRLAAARDEARERAAAAGEEYERLRAEVDGLDAADAELAAAHEAARRELAGADAELATAREAATDAERRRAATRARHDALALGLRRKDGTGTLLDEAGRLTGLLGPAAELLTVTPGREVPLAAALGAAADALAVNGPAAAAEAIRLLRKQDAGRAALLVAGPPAPGPSGPPDAERPALPEGAGYAVDLVHGPEDLMPAVRRLLRDVVVVATLEDAEDLVRARPGTTAVTADGDLLAAHFAYGGSSGAPSLLEVRASVDEAAAELDALAVRCEELAERQERAAGHRRACADRVEELGERRRAADREKSAVAQRLGRLAGQARGAAGEAERAAAAAVRAREALDRAAEEAAELAERLAVAEEAPAEEEPDASVRDRLAAEGADARQTELEARLQLRTHEERAKALAGRADSLDRAARAEREVRVRAERRRARLRQEAEVAAAVASGARRLLAHIEASLVRAERERSAAETARSAREQDLAAARARGRDLKEELDKLTDSVHRGEVLGAEKRLRIEQLESRALEELGVGPAVLVAEYGPDQPVPPPPPADGGEPSEDADGAPGRPFVRAEQEKRLRAAERAYQQLGKVNPLALEEFAALEERHGFLSEQLDDLRKTRADLLRVVREVDERVEQVFTEAFRDTAREFEGVFSRLFPGGEGRLVLTDPGDMLATGVDVEARPPGKRVKRLSLLSGGERSLTAVAVLVSIFRARPSPFYVMDEVEAALDDTNLQRLIRIMQELRESSQLIVITHQKRTMEVADALYGVSMQGDGVSKVVSQRLR; from the coding sequence GTGCACCTCAAGGCCCTGACCCTCCGCGGATTCAAGTCGTTCGCCTCCGCCACCACCCTGCGGTTCGAACCGGGCATCACCTGCGTCGTCGGCCCCAACGGCTCCGGAAAGTCCAATGTCGCCGACGCCCTCTCCTGGGTCATGGGCGAGCAGGGGGCGAAATCCCTGCGGGGCGGCAAGATGGAAGACGTCATCTTCGCCGGGACGACCGGCCGGCCGCCCCTCGGACGGGCCGAGGTGTCCCTCACGATCGACAATTCCGACGGTGCCCTTCCGATCGACTACGCGGAGGTCACCATTACGCGGACCATGTTCCGCAACGGCGGCAGCGAATATCAGATCAACGGCGACACCTGCCGCCTCCTGGACGTCCAGGAACTCCTCAGCGACTCCGGAATCGGCCGCGAGATGCACGTCATCGTCGGCCAGGGCCGGCTCGACGCCGTCCTCCACGCCGACCCGATGGGGCGCCGGGCCTTCATCGAGGAGGCCGCAGGCGTCCTCAAGCACCGCAAGCGCAAGGAGAAGGCGCTGCGGAAGCTCGACGCCATGCAGGCCAACCTGGCGCGGGTCCAGGACCTCACCGACGAGTTGCGGCGTCGGCTCAAGCCCCTCGGCAGGCAGGCCGCCGTCGCCCGGCGTGCCGCCGTCATCCAGGCCGAGCTGCGGGACGCGAGGCTGCGGCTCCTCGCCGACGACCTCGTACGCCTCCGCGAGGCCCTGGACGCCGAGCTCGCCGACGAGGCCGCGCTCAAGGAGCGCAAGGAGCACGCCGAGGCCGAGCTGGGGGCGGCCCTCGCCCGCGAGAGCGCCCTGGAGGAGGAGGTGCGGTGCCTCGCTGCCCGCCTCCAGCGCGCCCAGCACACCTGGTACGAGCTGTCGCGGCTCGCCGAGCGGGTGCGCGGCACCGTCTCCCTGGCCGACGCCCGCGTCAAGAGCGCCACCGCCCGGCCCGCCGAGGAGCCCCGCGGCCGCGACCCCGAGGACCTGGAGCGCGAGGCGGCCCGCGTGCGGGAGCAGGAGGCGGAGCTCCAGGCCGCCCGGGAGGCGGCCGAACGGGCACTGGAGGACACCGTCGCCCGCCGCGCCGAACTGGAACGGGCGCTCGCCGCCGAGGAGCGCCGCCTCAAGGACGCCGCCCGCGCCGCCGCCGACCGCCGCGAGGGGCTCGCCCGGCTGACCGGCCGGGTGGGTGCCGCCCGCTCCCGTGCCGCCGCCGCCCGCGACGAGGCCGACCGCCTGGCCGCCGCCCGCGACGAGGCGCGGGAACGCGCCGCCGCCGCCGGGGAGGAGTACGAACGGCTCCGGGCCGAGGTCGACGGCCTCGACGCCGCCGACGCCGAACTCGCCGCCGCCCACGAGGCCGCCAGACGCGAACTGGCCGGCGCCGACGCCGAACTCGCCACCGCCCGCGAAGCCGCCACCGACGCCGAACGCCGCCGTGCCGCCACCCGCGCCCGGCACGACGCCCTCGCCCTCGGCCTGCGCCGCAAGGACGGCACCGGCACCCTCCTCGACGAGGCGGGGCGCCTCACCGGCCTCCTCGGCCCCGCCGCCGAACTGCTCACCGTCACCCCGGGCCGGGAGGTCCCGCTCGCCGCCGCCCTCGGCGCCGCCGCCGACGCCCTCGCCGTGAACGGCCCGGCGGCCGCCGCGGAGGCGATCCGGCTGCTGCGCAAGCAGGACGCCGGCCGCGCCGCCCTCCTCGTCGCCGGCCCGCCCGCACCCGGCCCGTCCGGCCCGCCGGACGCGGAGCGTCCCGCCCTTCCGGAGGGCGCCGGGTACGCCGTCGACCTGGTGCACGGCCCGGAGGACCTGATGCCGGCCGTGCGGCGCCTGTTGCGGGACGTCGTGGTGGTCGCCACGTTGGAGGACGCCGAGGACCTGGTGCGCGCCCGGCCCGGGACCACCGCCGTCACCGCCGACGGCGACCTGCTGGCCGCCCACTTCGCGTACGGCGGCTCCTCCGGCGCACCCAGCCTCCTGGAGGTCCGGGCCTCCGTGGACGAGGCCGCCGCCGAGCTGGACGCGCTGGCCGTACGGTGCGAGGAGCTCGCCGAACGGCAGGAACGGGCCGCCGGACACCGCCGGGCGTGCGCCGACCGGGTCGAGGAGCTGGGGGAGCGGCGCCGGGCCGCCGACCGGGAGAAGTCGGCCGTCGCCCAGCGGCTCGGGCGGCTCGCCGGGCAGGCCAGGGGCGCGGCAGGCGAGGCCGAACGGGCCGCCGCGGCCGCGGTGCGCGCCCGGGAGGCCCTCGACCGGGCCGCGGAGGAGGCCGCGGAGCTGGCCGAACGGCTGGCCGTGGCCGAGGAGGCCCCCGCCGAGGAGGAGCCCGACGCCTCCGTACGGGACCGGCTGGCCGCCGAGGGCGCCGACGCCCGTCAGACCGAACTGGAGGCCCGCCTCCAGCTGCGCACCCACGAGGAGCGCGCCAAGGCCCTCGCCGGCCGGGCCGACTCCCTCGACCGCGCGGCCCGCGCCGAGCGCGAGGTCCGCGTCCGCGCCGAGCGGCGCCGCGCCCGGCTGCGCCAGGAGGCGGAGGTCGCCGCCGCCGTCGCCTCCGGTGCCCGCCGGCTGCTCGCGCACATCGAGGCGTCCCTCGTGCGCGCCGAGCGGGAGCGGTCCGCGGCCGAGACCGCCCGGTCCGCCCGCGAACAGGACCTGGCCGCGGCCCGGGCCCGGGGCCGCGATCTCAAGGAGGAGCTGGACAAGCTGACCGACTCGGTGCACCGCGGGGAGGTCCTCGGCGCCGAGAAGCGGCTGCGCATCGAGCAGCTGGAAAGCCGCGCACTGGAGGAGCTGGGCGTGGGGCCCGCGGTGCTCGTCGCCGAGTACGGGCCCGACCAGCCCGTACCGCCCCCGCCGCCCGCCGACGGCGGGGAACCCTCCGAGGACGCCGACGGCGCGCCGGGCAGGCCCTTCGTCCGCGCCGAGCAGGAGAAGCGGCTGAGGGCGGCCGAGCGGGCGTACCAGCAGCTCGGGAAGGTGAACCCGCTCGCCCTGGAGGAGTTCGCGGCGCTGGAGGAACGGCACGGGTTCCTCTCCGAGCAGCTGGACGACCTCAGGAAGACCCGCGCGGACCTCCTCCGCGTGGTCAGGGAGGTCGACGAGCGGGTCGAGCAGGTCTTCACCGAGGCGTTCCGGGACACGGCACGCGAGTTCGAGGGCGTCTTCTCGCGGCTGTTCCCGGGCGGCGAGGGACGGCTGGTGCTGACCGACCCGGGCGACATGCTGGCCACGGGGGTGGACGTCGAGGCACGGCCGCCCGGCAAGAGGGTCAAGCGGTTGTCGCTGCTGTCCGGCGGCGAGCGGTCGCTGACGGCCGTCGCCGTGCTCGTCTCCATCTTCAGGGCGCGGCCCAGCCCCTTCTACGTGATGGACGAGGTGGAGGCCGCGCTCGACGACACCAACCTCCAGCGGCTCATCCGGATCATGCAGGAGCTCCGGGAGAGCTCGCAGCTGATCGTCATCACCCACCAGAAGCGGACGATGGAGGTGGCGGACGCGCTCTACGGGGTGTCGATGCAGGGCGACGGAGTGTCGAAGGTCGTGAGTCAGAGACTCCGCTGA
- a CDS encoding acylphosphatase has protein sequence MDDEARLTAWVRGRVQGVGFRWFTRANALEIGGLTGFALNLDDGRVQVVAEGRRENCHRLLDWLRSGDTPGRVEGVTEIWDTPRGGYGGFEVR, from the coding sequence ATGGACGACGAGGCACGGCTCACGGCATGGGTACGCGGACGGGTACAGGGAGTGGGATTCCGCTGGTTCACCAGGGCGAACGCCCTGGAGATCGGCGGTCTCACCGGCTTCGCCCTGAACCTCGACGACGGCCGCGTCCAGGTCGTGGCCGAAGGCCGGCGTGAGAATTGCCACCGTCTTCTGGACTGGCTGCGCTCCGGCGACACACCCGGACGCGTCGAGGGGGTCACGGAGATCTGGGACACGCCGCGCGGCGGGTATGGGGGATTCGAGGTCCGCTGA
- a CDS encoding CAP domain-containing protein — translation MGRHRRSGAAPAADAYAAGAAGEPRGHRGTRRRKRTLPLRGGLLGASAAVAVGVAAVTSGILPGGGTFVVSGDVPQERTRPGGVSELDAQGRAHAVPDTGAPVSPGPAAVPSATPSPAASSKPPSGTPSPEPSAPSSSPARTGTASPAPVRTWTPSVPSRTEVPAPDGSTTPPPSRTATSRAVAMEAAVLDLVNRERAAVGCSPVRASTELGDLARAFSQDMAERDFFSHTDPDGDGPWERAAQAGVEGLGGENIARGQADAQAVMDSWMNSDGHRANILNCDFKRLGVGVHIAGGGPWWTQDFGF, via the coding sequence ATGGGACGCCATCGGCGCTCCGGCGCCGCACCCGCCGCCGACGCGTACGCGGCCGGCGCCGCCGGTGAGCCCCGCGGACACCGGGGGACACGGCGGAGGAAGCGGACGCTGCCCCTCCGCGGAGGGTTGCTCGGTGCTTCGGCCGCCGTGGCGGTGGGCGTCGCCGCGGTGACGTCGGGGATCCTGCCCGGCGGTGGGACGTTCGTGGTCAGCGGCGACGTTCCGCAGGAACGGACACGTCCCGGCGGTGTGTCGGAGCTGGACGCCCAGGGCCGCGCCCACGCCGTACCGGACACCGGGGCACCGGTCTCCCCGGGACCGGCGGCCGTACCGAGCGCGACGCCGTCTCCGGCGGCCTCCTCGAAGCCCCCGTCGGGGACGCCCTCCCCCGAGCCGTCCGCCCCGTCGTCCTCGCCGGCGCGGACCGGGACGGCGTCCCCGGCGCCCGTGCGGACGTGGACGCCCTCGGTCCCGTCCCGCACGGAGGTGCCCGCGCCGGACGGGAGCACCACCCCGCCCCCCTCGCGGACGGCGACGAGCCGGGCCGTCGCGATGGAGGCCGCTGTCCTCGACCTGGTCAACCGGGAGCGCGCCGCGGTGGGCTGCAGCCCGGTCCGCGCCTCGACGGAGCTGGGTGACCTGGCGCGGGCGTTCAGCCAGGACATGGCGGAACGGGACTTCTTCTCCCACACGGACCCGGACGGCGACGGTCCCTGGGAGCGCGCCGCGCAGGCGGGCGTCGAGGGTCTGGGCGGCGAGAACATCGCCCGCGGCCAAGCCGACGCGCAGGCCGTGATGGACTCCTGGATGAACAGCGACGGACACCGCGCGAACATCCTGAACTGCGACTTCAAGCGCCTGGGAGTCGGCGTCCACATCGCCGGCGGCGGCCCGTGGTGGACCCAGGACTTCGGCTTCTGA
- the mutM gene encoding bifunctional DNA-formamidopyrimidine glycosylase/DNA-(apurinic or apyrimidinic site) lyase yields the protein MPELPEVEVVRRGLERWVSGRTVAAVEVLHPRAVRRHLGGGPDFAARLTGHRFGVARRRGKYLWLPLDGTEASVLGHLGMSGQLLVQPETALDERHLRVRIRFDDPLGTELRFVDQRTFGGLSLHDNTPDGLPDAIAHIARDPLDPAFDAAAFHTALRLRRTTVKRALLDQSLISGVGNIYADEALWRSRLHYDRPTALLTRPRSYELLGHVRDVMNAALAAGGTSFDSLYVNVNGESGYFDRSLDAYGREGEPCRRCGTALRRRPWMNRSSYFCPRCQRPPRPAAPGV from the coding sequence GTGCCCGAGCTACCCGAGGTCGAAGTCGTCCGGCGGGGTCTCGAACGCTGGGTGAGCGGACGCACCGTCGCCGCCGTCGAGGTGCTGCACCCGCGTGCCGTGCGGCGACACCTCGGAGGCGGGCCCGACTTCGCGGCGCGCCTCACCGGGCACCGCTTCGGCGTCGCTCGACGGCGCGGCAAGTACCTGTGGCTGCCGCTCGACGGCACGGAAGCCTCCGTCCTCGGCCACCTCGGCATGAGCGGCCAGCTCCTCGTCCAGCCCGAGACCGCCCTCGACGAGAGGCACCTGCGCGTCCGCATACGCTTCGACGACCCGCTCGGCACCGAGCTGCGCTTCGTCGACCAGCGCACCTTCGGCGGGCTCTCCCTCCACGACAACACCCCCGACGGCCTGCCGGACGCCATCGCGCACATCGCCCGCGACCCGCTGGACCCGGCGTTCGACGCCGCCGCCTTCCACACGGCGCTGCGGCTGCGCCGCACCACCGTCAAGCGCGCCCTGCTCGACCAGAGCCTGATCAGCGGCGTCGGCAACATCTACGCGGACGAGGCGCTGTGGCGCTCCCGCCTCCACTACGACCGTCCCACCGCGCTGCTCACCCGCCCCCGCTCGTACGAGCTGCTCGGCCACGTCCGGGACGTGATGAACGCCGCCCTCGCGGCCGGCGGGACCAGCTTCGACAGTCTGTACGTCAACGTGAACGGCGAATCCGGTTACTTCGACCGGTCGCTCGACGCGTACGGGCGCGAGGGCGAGCCCTGCCGGCGCTGCGGCACCGCGCTGCGCCGCCGCCCGTGGATGAACCGGTCCAGCTACTTCTGCCCGCGCTGCCAGCGCCCGCCCCGGCCGGCGGCGCCCGGCGTTTGA
- the rnc gene encoding ribonuclease III, translating to MRGTVSSHETADDAKKQAENTASSHTLLEGRLGYQVESALLVRALTHRSYAYENGGLPTNERLEFLGDSVLGLVVTDTLYRTHPDLPEGQLAKLRAAVVNSRALAEVGRGLDLGSFIRLGRGEEGTGGRDKASILADTLEAVIGAVYLDQGLDAASELVHRLFDPLIEKSSNLGAGLDWKTSLQELTAAEGLGVPEYLVTETGPDHEKTFTAAARVGGVSYGTGTGRSKKEAEQQAAESAWRAIRAAADEREAAAEEADAAAAPRAEEPPVEDLPAGEPASGPATADSMTA from the coding sequence GTGAGAGGCACCGTGTCCAGCCACGAAACGGCGGATGACGCCAAGAAGCAGGCGGAGAACACGGCCTCGTCCCACACGCTTCTGGAAGGGCGGCTCGGTTACCAGGTCGAGTCCGCCCTTCTGGTGCGTGCGCTGACCCACCGTTCGTACGCGTACGAGAACGGCGGCCTGCCCACCAACGAGCGGCTGGAGTTCCTCGGGGACTCCGTGCTCGGCCTGGTGGTCACGGACACGCTGTACCGCACCCACCCCGACCTGCCCGAAGGCCAGCTGGCCAAACTGCGGGCCGCGGTGGTCAACTCGCGTGCGCTGGCGGAGGTCGGCCGCGGGCTCGACCTGGGCTCCTTCATCCGGCTCGGCCGGGGCGAGGAGGGCACGGGCGGCCGGGACAAGGCGTCCATCCTCGCCGACACCCTCGAAGCGGTGATCGGCGCGGTCTATCTCGACCAGGGTCTCGACGCGGCGTCCGAGCTGGTCCACCGGCTCTTCGACCCGCTGATCGAGAAGTCCTCGAACCTCGGTGCGGGCCTGGACTGGAAGACCAGCCTTCAGGAACTCACCGCGGCCGAGGGCCTCGGGGTGCCGGAGTACCTCGTCACCGAGACGGGTCCGGACCACGAGAAGACCTTCACTGCTGCCGCCCGCGTCGGTGGTGTCTCGTACGGCACCGGCACCGGCCGCAGCAAGAAGGAAGCGGAGCAGCAGGCGGCGGAGTCCGCGTGGCGCGCCATCCGCGCGGCCGCCGACGAACGCGAGGCGGCGGCGGAGGAGGCCGACGCGGCCGCGGCGCCGCGGGCCGAGGAGCCCCCGGTCGAGGACCTCCCCGCCGGGGAGCCCGCGTCCGGACCGGCGACGGCCGACTCGATGACGGCCTGA
- the rpmF gene encoding 50S ribosomal protein L32 — protein MAVPKRKMSRSNTRHRRSQWKAAVPTLVSCERCQEPKRQHIACPSCGTYNKRQVLAV, from the coding sequence GTGGCTGTTCCGAAGCGGAAGATGTCGCGCAGCAACACGCGCCACCGCCGGTCGCAGTGGAAGGCTGCGGTCCCCACCCTGGTTTCGTGCGAGCGTTGCCAGGAGCCGAAGCGGCAGCACATCGCGTGCCCCAGCTGCGGCACGTACAACAAGCGCCAGGTCCTCGCGGTCTGA
- a CDS encoding DUF177 domain-containing protein yields MFDTHELGRRPGALQRLTREVAAPADLGIDGVVGVPQGSPVELELRLESVMEGVLVTGTARASAEGECVRCLEPLRQDVAADFQEMFSYPDTDDRGHRRAAADDDAEDDEDVTPLEDGMFDLEPVLRDAVVLALPMQPVCREDCAGLCPECGADLNDDPDHHHDAVDIRWAALQGLAGSLGTDEKDDMSGAEPGVDEKQEK; encoded by the coding sequence GTGTTCGACACGCACGAGCTGGGGCGGCGTCCCGGTGCCCTCCAGCGGCTCACCCGCGAGGTGGCGGCCCCCGCCGACCTCGGCATCGACGGGGTCGTCGGCGTACCGCAGGGCTCGCCCGTCGAGCTCGAACTCCGCCTCGAGTCGGTCATGGAGGGGGTGCTCGTCACGGGCACCGCCCGTGCGTCGGCCGAGGGGGAGTGCGTAAGGTGTCTGGAGCCGCTGCGCCAGGATGTCGCGGCGGACTTCCAGGAGATGTTCTCGTACCCCGACACCGACGACCGGGGCCACCGCAGGGCGGCCGCGGACGACGATGCCGAGGACGACGAGGACGTCACCCCCCTCGAGGACGGCATGTTCGACCTCGAACCCGTGCTGCGTGACGCGGTGGTGCTCGCACTGCCGATGCAGCCGGTGTGCCGGGAGGACTGTGCGGGACTGTGCCCCGAGTGCGGGGCCGACCTGAACGACGACCCGGACCACCACCACGACGCCGTCGACATCCGTTGGGCGGCACTGCAGGGACTCGCCGGTTCACTCGGGACCGACGAGAAGGACGACATGAGCGGCGCCGAACCGGGCGTCGACGAGAAGCAGGAGAAGTAG
- a CDS encoding ATP synthase F0 subunit B, with protein sequence MDVQKKLDEIVEAVGSARSMPMSASCVVNRAELLAMLEEVRRALPGSLAQARELIGGREQMVEEARREAERIIAAAHAERGSLVSDSQVARQSREEADRILREARREAEEIRAEADDYVDSKLANFEVVLTKTIGSVDRGREKLLGRGPGLDEQGYADEDAPEYSPDPQTLVQRADEYVDAKLSAFEAVLGKTLEAVGRGRQKLHGRTTADALGEHMAAQDAAGPQQPHTSDADYLAGLAESAEPRPAAAAVPAQAPPPPAHQPDPYGYPAQQPQDAYAYRQDPYAYHQQAYDQGGYTQGYGAQPDPYAYQQPQEAPRAPQVPHQQAAALDETSFFDTSMIDLEQLRRYEQGHGQGH encoded by the coding sequence GTGGACGTGCAGAAGAAACTCGACGAGATCGTCGAGGCGGTCGGGAGCGCCCGCTCCATGCCCATGTCGGCCTCCTGCGTGGTGAACCGCGCCGAACTGCTCGCGATGCTCGAAGAGGTCCGCCGGGCCCTCCCGGGCTCCCTCGCCCAGGCGCGGGAGCTGATCGGCGGACGCGAGCAGATGGTCGAGGAGGCCCGCCGGGAGGCCGAGCGGATCATCGCGGCCGCCCACGCCGAACGCGGCTCGCTGGTCTCCGACAGCCAGGTCGCCCGCCAGTCCCGGGAGGAGGCCGACCGGATCCTGCGGGAGGCCCGCCGGGAGGCCGAGGAGATCCGCGCCGAGGCCGACGACTACGTCGACTCCAAGCTGGCCAACTTCGAGGTCGTCCTCACCAAGACCATCGGTTCCGTCGACCGGGGCCGCGAGAAGCTCCTCGGCCGCGGCCCGGGCCTCGACGAGCAGGGGTACGCCGACGAGGACGCCCCCGAGTACAGCCCCGACCCGCAGACCCTCGTCCAGCGCGCCGACGAGTACGTGGACGCCAAGCTGAGCGCCTTCGAGGCGGTCCTCGGCAAGACCCTGGAGGCCGTGGGCCGCGGGCGCCAGAAGCTCCACGGGCGCACCACCGCGGACGCACTCGGCGAGCACATGGCCGCCCAGGACGCCGCGGGTCCGCAGCAGCCGCACACCAGCGACGCCGACTACCTGGCGGGCCTCGCCGAGTCCGCCGAGCCCCGGCCCGCCGCCGCGGCCGTCCCCGCGCAGGCCCCGCCCCCGCCCGCGCACCAGCCGGACCCGTACGGCTACCCGGCGCAGCAGCCCCAGGACGCCTACGCCTACCGGCAGGACCCCTACGCCTACCACCAGCAGGCCTACGACCAGGGCGGCTACACCCAGGGCTACGGGGCCCAGCCCGACCCGTACGCCTACCAGCAGCCCCAGGAGGCCCCCCGCGCCCCGCAGGTGCCGCACCAGCAGGCGGCGGCGCTCGACGAGACCAGTTTCTTCGACACGAGCATGATCGACCTGGAGCAGCTGCGCCGTTACGAGCAGGGCCACGGCCAGGGGCACTGA